The following are from one region of the Fusarium keratoplasticum isolate Fu6.1 chromosome 4, whole genome shotgun sequence genome:
- a CDS encoding PKS-ER domain-containing protein produces MSLPTTRQAWRRTDDYTPGTPKVKLVTEDLPLPLHPTAVLIKIHAVALNYRDANIANGGNPWPVTPNGVPGNDAAGEIISVGDRVSLVSVGDRVAPITDSEYVTARSTGRSWLAANEDGTLATYIVFDEKLVTKLPEHLDWVQASIIPCAGTTAWSALKGATIGQTVLIQGTGGVSTFALKLARASGLRVILTSSSDEKLEQIKKQFGKPEIQTVNYRTHPEWQQEVLRLTGGIGVDLVVENGGSSSLVKSMECTRRGGIVSQVGYLGGPKPEHLKEFVSTIIDRRLNVRGINAGSKDDQDELMAAISATQMTFEDILDSVWSFDKSDEAIEFVWQGKQVGKVVIKYD; encoded by the exons ATGTCTCTACCTACCACCCGTCAGGCCTGGCGTCGAACCGACGACTACACCCCTGGGACACCCAAGGTGAAACTCGTCACAGAGGACCTCCCCCTTCCACTTCACCCCACGGCCGTTCTGATCAAGATCCACGCTGTGGCACTCAACTACCGCGACGCCAACATCGCCAACGGAGGAAACCCTTGGCCCGTTACCCCCAACGGTGTTCCTGGTAATGACGCCGCCGGAGAGATCATCTCGGTTGGTGACCGAGTGTCGCTTGTGTCTGTAGGAGACCGAGTTGCTCCCATCACAGACTCCGAGTATGTTACTGCCCGCTCGACTGGTCGGTCTTGGCTCGCTGCCAACGAGGATGGTACTTTGGCTACCTACATTGTCTTtgatgagaagctcgtcaCCAAGCTGCCTGAGCACCTCGACTGGGTCCAGGCCAGTATCATCCCTTGCGCTGGAACAACCGCCTGGTCTGCCCTTAAGGGCGCCACCATCGGCCAGACTGTTCTGATCCAGG GCACCGGCGGTGTCTCCACCTTTGCTCTCAAGTTGGCCCGCGCCTCTGGTCTCAGGGTCATTCTGACATCGTccagcgacgagaagcttgagcagatcaagaagcagttTGGCAAGCCCGAGATCCAGACTGTCAACTACAGGACACACCCCGAGTGGCAGCAGGAGGTGCTCCGCCTGACAGGAGGTATCGGTGTCGATCTCGTCGTTGAGAACGGTGGCAGCAGCTCCCTCGTTAAGAGTATGGAGTGCACACGCCGCGGCGGTATCGTCAGCCAGGTTGGCTACCTCGGCGGACCTAAGCCCGAACATCTCAAGGAGTTTGTCTCGACCATCATCGACAGGCGACTGAACGTCCGAGGAATCAATGCCGGCTCCAAGGACGACCAGGACGAGTTGATGGCTGCCATCTCGGCTACTCAAATGACCTTTGAGGATATTCTTGACTCAGTGTGGTCGTTTGACAAGTCGGACGAGGCCATTGAGTTTGTCTGGCAGGGCAAGCAGGTTGGAAAGGTTGTCATCAAGTATGACTAG
- a CDS encoding MR-MLE domain-containing protein: MSELKIAKIDVFQAELPYSGGVYRLSGGREYRSFDGTFVRITTNTGIEGWGESTPFGSTYIAAHALGVRAGIAEIAPWLIGLDPRRLDRINEAMDAALVGHEHAKTPIDIACWDIFGKSVGLPVCELLGGRTNVGLPIISSIYVGKPEEMRKRVADHRARGYIGHSVKIDGEPVEDAKRIAASLADKQPGEFFLVDANGGMTVETALRMLRLLPDGLDFVLEAPCATWRECVSLRRRTNIPIHFDELATSDASIVHMIADDAAEGFGIKISKNGGLTKSRRHRDIALAAGYTMSCQETTGSDVAFAAIVHLGQTIPERHLRCILECRDMVKVKTADGNFTVRDGRVQAPTEPGLGITPRMDVMGEPVASYS, from the coding sequence ATGTCTGAGCTCAAGATCGCAAAGATCGACGTCTTCCAGGCCGAGCTGCCCTACTCTGGTGGTGTCTACCGGCTTTCTGGCGGACGAGAGTACCGCAGCTTCGATGGCACCTTCGTCCGtatcaccaccaacacagGCATCGAGGGCTGGGGCGAGAGCACTCCCTTTGGCTCGACCTATATTGCTGCCCATGCTCTCGGTGTGAGGGCGGGTATCGCCGAGATCGCCCCATGGctcatcggcctcgaccCTCGGAGGCTGGACCGCATCAACGAGGCTATGGATGCTGCTCTTGTTGGTCATGAGCATGCCAAGACTCCCATCGATATTGCCTGCTGGGATATCTTTGGCAAGTCGGTCGGCCTCCCTGTGTGCGAGCTTCTCGGTGGCCGCACCAACGTGGGCctccccatcatctcatccatctaCGTGGGCAAACCCGAAGAGATGCGCAAGCGAGTGGCAGACCATCGGGCAAGGGGCTACATTGGGCACTCTGTCAAGATCGATGGCGAGCCAGTGGAAGACGCCAAGCGCATCGCCGCCTCGCTGGCCGACAAACAGCCGGGCGAGTTCTTCCTTGTCGACGCCAACGGTGGCATGACGGTCGAGACGGCCCTCCGCATGCTGCGCCTTCTCCCCGACGGCCTCGACTTTGTCCTCGAGGCGCCCTGCGCGACGTGGCGCGAGTGCGTCTCGTTGCGGCGGAGGACCAACATTCCCATCCACTTTGACGAGCTCGCCACCAGCGACGCGTCCATCGTGCACATGATTGCTGATGATGCGGCCGAGGGTTTCGGTATCAAGATCTCCAAGAACGGCGGCCTGACAAAGAGTCGACGTCACAGGGACATTGCCCTCGCGGCTGGTTACACCATGAGCTGCCAGGAGACGACTGGATCCGATGTCGCATTTGCGGCTATTGTTCACCTGGGGCAGACCATCCCCGAGAGACACCTCCGGTGCATTCTTGAGTGCCGTgacatggtcaaggtcaagactgCCGACGGCAACTTCACAGTCAGGGATGGACGTGTGCAGGCGCCCACAGAACCGGGGCTGGGCATTACGCCTCGAATGGATGTGATGGGCGAGCCTGTTGCCAGCTACTCTTGA